From the Psychrobacter sp. P11F6 genome, the window ATTCGTACCACCATCATTGCTGATTTTGAGCTACTACGTGAGCTGTCGAATTGGGCATCAGCGCGTATTGAAGCGGCACGTGCCATTCATATTATAGATATTGTCGAAGACTATCGCCAAGTGATGTTAAACGAGCTGGATTTGACCTTAGAGGCAGACAATACCACTCAGATGCGCAACAACTTCTTGGGTTCCGCATTGATGTATGTACCAGAAGTCTATGATTCTGCCAAAAATGTGATGGTCATGGAGCGTATCCAAGGCGTTCCTATCTCGCAAGTTGCAGTGTTTGATCAACTTGGTTATGACCGAGCAGCACTAGCAGAAAAAGGCTTAACGATATTTTTTACCCAAGTATTCCGCGATAACTTCTTCCATGCCGATATGCATCCAGGTAATGTGTTTGTAGAGACGCCGCCGGTTAAAACACTCACTGCCGATATGGCAGCGGTTGACTTAGGGCATGAACCACGCTATATCGGACTTGATTGCGCCATCATGGGTACGCTATCAAAAGACGATCAGCTCATTGTGGCACGCATGCTATTGGCGGTGATGAATAACAACTTTACGGCGATGGTTGATATCGTCAGCCGTGCTGGATGGATACCGCCTAATACAGATAAGCATGCCCTGATGCGAGATATGAAACGCACGGTTGGTCCAATGCTACAAAAGTCTATCAATGATATCGACTTTGCCGGTGTCTTAATGCAAATTTTAGATATCGCCCGTCGTCACCATATGAGTATCCCGCCGCAACTCATGCTACTACTAAAAACCTTGGTTCATGTCGAAGGACTTGGTCGCGACTTGTATCCTGACCTTGATATCTGGTCACTTGCCAAGCCGATCTTAAGCAGTTGGATTAAAGAGCAGCTCGATCCGATGCGTAATTTGCAACAGCTGCGTCAGCAGTTACCAGAGATTTTATTATCTACGACTGATATTCCAAAGCTATTGGATCAAGGCTTACAAAGCCTTGCCTCACAAGGATCACGCCAAGACAGTCAACTGCGAGAAATACAACAAATTCGTGCGGATATGCTTAATGATCGACGCCGAGATTGGCTAGCACTGTCAGGTTTTGCCATTTTCATTGCCATTGCAACACAGGTTGTTGGCTGGCTCTCGCCTATCTTTTATATATTGGCTATTTTGGTTGTTGTTTGGCGTATTTTAGCCTAACACTTTGTTATTTTTAATAAAAATAAGTATTGGTTAATAGCCAGTACTATCTAGGGCGTGTCCCTAATTCAGTTTGCAATGAATCATAATACAAGCTAGATACAGCATAGACTTATAATTACGAGCCAATTTTTCGTATCTAGTCGCAATACTACGGAAGTGCTTTAGCCTTGCAAACGTGTTTTCAACTAAGTGTCGTAGCTTATATAAATAGTGATCAAACGCTACATCTGGTTGTTTAGCGTTTTTTCTTTTAGGGATGACAGGGCTTATGTTATCTTGCTTTAGCCTAGTTCTAATGGTTTCAGAATCATAAGCTTTATCAGCAATAAAGTAGGTCGCATCCGTTAGCATCTCTATAATATCATCTACCGCTTGGCTGTCGTGGACGTCACCCCCAGTGATTCTAAAATCAATCGGGTTTCCATGCGAATCGACGGCGAGATGAATCTTGGTAGTGGTTCCACCTCGTGACTTTCCAGTGGCTCGAAGCTCTCCTCGTCTTGCGCCGCTTGAATGCTGATGACAGCGGATATAGCTTCCGTCTGCGAATACCCATTCTTCATCAATACTTGCTCGTAGGTCAAAAAAAATTGTTCCCACAACCCCTTTTTTGACAACCTATTAAAACGGTTGTAGGCCGTTTTCCATGGACATAGCTCACTCGGTATATCACGCCATGGCGCGCCTGTACGAAGTTTCCACAATATGGCTTCCATGACTTGTTTGTCGTTTTTCCAAGTATGACAGCCATGAGCCTTCATGGTACTTTGGAGTTGTTCCCATGTATTATCGGTGAGCACTGTTCTTGCCATAATTTAGAGAGCCCTGTTTGAAATAGTCTCTTTATTTTAAAGCCTTTATACTTACTTTTACAGATTAGGGACACGCCCTAGTATTTATTCAATAAACTCCCACTCACTTTCATTGCTTTCTAGCGACATTTAAAGTGAGTGAGAGCTTAGCTTTTACATTGCCTCATTTCTCATTGGCTCGGTAAAAAAGACACCATGTATAGGAGTCACCCATGTCTACCGCTAAAATATCAAGTGCTAAAAAAGACCACAGCGAGGCTATTGCTGCCTTACAAACCCGTTTCGGTAAACAACTTACTACCAATATAACGGTACGTGAGCAGCATGGGCATACGATGACGTGGCTTGCCAATCAGCCACCCGATGCCGTCTTGACAGTAAAAGATAAGCACGAGGTAGCAGCTGCGATGGAGATTTGCAATCAGTATCAAATGCCAGTGATTGCATTTGGTATTGGCTCATCTTTAGAAGGTCAATTAAATGCCCCATATGGTGGATTATGCATCGATATGCATGCGATGGATGCAATATTGCAGGTACATAATGAAGATCTGACAGTGACCGTACAACCAGGCGTCACACGTGAGCAGCTCAATCACTACTTACGTGATACAGGACTATTTTTTCCAATAGATCCGGGTGCCAATGCCAGTATCGGCGGTATGGTCGCCACTCGCGCTTCAGGCACCAATGCGGTACGCTATGGCACGATGAAAGATGTGGTACTGGCGCTTGAGATAGTCACCGCTAGTGGAGAGATTGTCCGCACTGGTACCCGTGCCAAAAAATCTGCGGCGGGTTATGACTTGACAAGATTAATGATCGGCTCAGAAGGGACACTTGGTATTATTACTGAGGTGACGCTTAAACTATTCGGCATCAGCGAGTGTATTGGTAGCGGTATTTGCCATTTCCCAACGATTGAGGATGCCTGTCAGGCAGTGATGCTGACCATTCAAATGCGCTTGCCGATTGCGCGCATTGAGCTACTTGATGCCATGCAAATTAAAGCCTGTAATCAATATGCCAATCTTGATCTAGATGAGACGCCTACCCTATTTGTAGAGTTTCACGGCACAGATGCCAGCGTCGCTGAACAAGCTCAACTGTTTACGGATATTATCGAAGAATTCGGCGGTCGTGACTTTGCTTGGGATACCAATGAAGCCGAGCGCAAACGTCTGTGGCAAGCACGGCATAACGCTTATCATGCCAGCTCTGCTCTACGTCCTGAAGCCAGCGCCTTATCGACGGATGCTTGTGTGCCTATTTCACGATTAGCAGAATGCGTCAGTGCAACAGCAAAAGATATCGAAGCATCGGGTATGATTGGGCCTATCGTCGGTCACGTTGGCGATGGTAATTTTCATGTCTTATTATTGGTCGATACCGAAAATCCTGAAGAAATCGCTACCGCTGACGGCATTATCAGCCGCTTAGCTACCCGCGCTATTGAGATGGATGGTACTTGTACAGGTGAGCATGGCATCGGGCAAGGCAAACAAAAATATATGCAGCAAGAGCACGGTAATGCCTTAGTGCTGATGCAAGCGATTAAATCAGCCCTTGACCCTAAAAACATCTTAAATCCGGGTAAAATATGGCCTGAACCTTTACCCGCTGTTTAACTGTCGAATGGTGCTTATAAGAGATCAAAGCCTAAAAAATACGCCTACGTTTAACTAGAGTATTAAACGTAGGCGCATTTTTTAGGCTAATTTCATAACATCTGGTCAATCGCCATCTGGGTCAGTACACGTCCACGTGCAGTACGTAATACGTAGCCCTGCTGAATAAGATATGGCTCAATTACATCCTCAAGCGTACCGCGATCTTCAGCCATTGCTGCTGCTACCGCTTCAACGCCAGCTGGACCACCATCAAAACGTTCGTGCAATATCTCAATATAACGTCTGTCCAAATGATCAAGACCACGTCTATCAACTGCCAGCATATCGAGCGCACTGCCCGCAATCGCGCCATTGATGCTACCGTCGCCTCTCACTTCAGCATAATCACGTACACGGCGTAATAAACGATTGGCAATCCTTGGAGTACCACGCGCGCGACGAGCAATCTCCACCGCGCCATCTTCACTCATCGGTACACGCATCAAGCGGGCGGCACGACTCACAATCGTGGTCAGGTCAGCAATATTATAAAATTCGAGCCGCTGCACGATGCCGAAACGATCACGCAGTGGTGAGGTCAATAATCCTGCTCGCGTGGTTGCCGCAACCAAGGTAAACGGCGGTAAATCCAGCTTGATAGAGCGTGCCGCAGGCCCTTCACCAATCATAATATCCAGCTGAAAGTCTTCCATGGCGGGATAAAGTATTTCTTCAATAACGGAACTCAATCGATGAATTTCATCGATAAAGAGCACATCACCCTCTTCTAGATTGGTCAACATGGCTGCCAAATCACCGGGGCGTTCAAGCACAGGTCCTGAGGTAGAACGCAAGTTACCACCCATTTCACGAGCAATAATATTGGCAAGCGTTGTTTTTCCAAGACCAGGCGGACCAAAAATCAAAGTATGATCTAATGCCTCACCTCGACCACGCGCTGCGCCAATAAATACCTCCATCTGCTCACGCACCACTGGCTGACCAATATATTCAGCCAGTAATGCCGGTCGAATATTAGAATCAGGCGCATCGCCTGCCCCTTCAAATGGATTAATCAAACGATCTTGCATCATAGGTTTTATCATTATATTAAATCATTATTTTTAAAGAATAGGTATAAATAGCATAACCAAACGCTACGTATAAGTCATGCAAAACATCATAAAGCAGCTACTAAATAAAGCACAGCCTAAAACGAAAATAAGCGACAATGAATGTCGCTTATCTGTTTAAGAGTTATTGATACTTATTGATGGTAGTGAGCTGAATGAATCAAAATCCTGACAACTGTTGCAATGTGGCTTTTAGTAAACCTTGCGTATCGGCAAAGGTATTACCATTACTCTTAGCGGCTTTAATCGCTTGCTGTGCCTCTCTTTCTTTATAGCCCAAGCTAATCAACGCGCCTTCTACCTCAGCGATGATGCTGCCCTCGTGAGATACCTCAGCAGGTTGCATGGCAAACTCTAAATGACTGCTATCGACTTCGATATTTTTCAGCTTATCTTTTAGCTCAATCAATAAGCGCTGCGCTGTTTTTTTACCGATACCGGGAATACGGGTTAATGCCGTCTCTGACTCTTGCTCGACATGCATCTTTAGCTCAGCAGCTGACATCGCAGATAGCATTGCTAACGCCATTTTTGCGCCAACGCCATTGATCTTGATCAATTGACGAAAGACGTCACGCTCTTTGCGATCGATAAAGCCATAAAGCAGCTGCGCATCTTCGCGCACATGAAAGTGCGTCCAAATGCTCGCCTGCTCATTGAGACGCAACTGGCAAAATGACGGTAGCGGCAGCTCTATATCGTAGCCGACACCAGAGGTAGTCATGACACAGGCAGTCGGTGCCATCAAATACTGCACTTTACCACTAATCAATCCAATCATAATCCACTACCTCTATTAGAGCTATTATAAAAAATGAACTGAGCTGCTATTTAATGATAAATGCTATTAAATAAGCATATCTCACCGACACGCTTATTTATAAAAATCGACCATACCTTCAAGGCTAATTGGACGAATTTTATGTGCCTGACCCGCAGAACCAAAGGCTTCGAAACGATTGGTACAGATATCTGACATCGCAACCATAGACGCTTTAAAGTATTTACGTGGGTCAAATTCGCTAGGGTTTTCTGCAAGGAATTTACGAATAGCGCCCGTTGATGCCAAACGTAAATCGGTATCGATATTTACTTTACGCACACCATGCTTAATTGCTTCAACGATTTGCTCAACCGGTACACCATAAGTCTCACCGATGTTGCCACCATTTTCATTGATGACTTTTAGCCACTCTTGCGGCACTGATGACGAGCCATGCATGACCAAATGCGTGTTAGGAATACGGGCATGAATCTCTTTTACGCGTTCAATCGATAGAATGTCGCCTGTCGGTGGACGGGTGAATTTATACGCACCATGACTGGTACCGATAGCAATGGCTAACGCATCGACGTTGGTGTCTTTAACGAACTGCTCTGCTTCATCAGCACTGGTCAATAGCTGCTCGTGATCTAATACGCCTTCTGCGCCAGAGCCGTCTTCTTCACCAGCCATACCAGTCTCAAGGCTACCTAAGCAACCAATTTCACCTTCTACTGAAACACCGCACGCATGTGCCATCTTGACAACTTCGCGAGTCACGTTGGCATTGTAATCATAATCCATTGGCGTTTTACCATCTTCACCGAGCGAGCCGTCCATCATTACTGATGAGAAGCCAAGCTGAATTGAGCGTTGGCAAATCGCTGGTGACATACCATGATCTTGATGCATAACGACTGGAATATGTGGCCACTCTTCGATAGCAGCAATAATCAGATGACGCAAAAACGCAGAGCCCGCATAACTGC encodes:
- the fba gene encoding class II fructose-bisphosphate aldolase (catalyzes the reversible aldol condensation of dihydroxyacetonephosphate and glyceraldehyde 3-phosphate in the Calvin cycle, glycolysis, and/or gluconeogenesis); this encodes MALISLRQLLDHAAENNYGVPAYNVNNLEQMRAIMMAADACDSPVIVQASAGARSYAGSAFLRHLIIAAIEEWPHIPVVMHQDHGMSPAICQRSIQLGFSSVMMDGSLGEDGKTPMDYDYNANVTREVVKMAHACGVSVEGEIGCLGSLETGMAGEEDGSGAEGVLDHEQLLTSADEAEQFVKDTNVDALAIAIGTSHGAYKFTRPPTGDILSIERVKEIHARIPNTHLVMHGSSSVPQEWLKVINENGGNIGETYGVPVEQIVEAIKHGVRKVNIDTDLRLASTGAIRKFLAENPSEFDPRKYFKASMVAMSDICTNRFEAFGSAGQAHKIRPISLEGMVDFYK
- a CDS encoding ABC1 kinase family protein; this translates as MLLSHRARLLELWRIAATYRIDTHLSIEDAPQLQPLARLIRLHPAAWGKKHQPNAIKYALEDMGTLFLKLGQLLSTRRDLVPPEIIEQLVQLQDKVKPFNSDVAITQIQDPKHGLGQSIGTLFARFDIKPLAAASIAQVHTAALHDGREVVVKVVRPDIRTTIIADFELLRELSNWASARIEAARAIHIIDIVEDYRQVMLNELDLTLEADNTTQMRNNFLGSALMYVPEVYDSAKNVMVMERIQGVPISQVAVFDQLGYDRAALAEKGLTIFFTQVFRDNFFHADMHPGNVFVETPPVKTLTADMAAVDLGHEPRYIGLDCAIMGTLSKDDQLIVARMLLAVMNNNFTAMVDIVSRAGWIPPNTDKHALMRDMKRTVGPMLQKSINDIDFAGVLMQILDIARRHHMSIPPQLMLLLKTLVHVEGLGRDLYPDLDIWSLAKPILSSWIKEQLDPMRNLQQLRQQLPEILLSTTDIPKLLDQGLQSLASQGSRQDSQLREIQQIRADMLNDRRRDWLALSGFAIFIAIATQVVGWLSPIFYILAILVVVWRILA
- the ruvA gene encoding Holliday junction branch migration protein RuvA, encoding MIGLISGKVQYLMAPTACVMTTSGVGYDIELPLPSFCQLRLNEQASIWTHFHVREDAQLLYGFIDRKERDVFRQLIKINGVGAKMALAMLSAMSAAELKMHVEQESETALTRIPGIGKKTAQRLLIELKDKLKNIEVDSSHLEFAMQPAEVSHEGSIIAEVEGALISLGYKEREAQQAIKAAKSNGNTFADTQGLLKATLQQLSGF
- the ruvB gene encoding Holliday junction branch migration DNA helicase RuvB, with product MQDRLINPFEGAGDAPDSNIRPALLAEYIGQPVVREQMEVFIGAARGRGEALDHTLIFGPPGLGKTTLANIIAREMGGNLRSTSGPVLERPGDLAAMLTNLEEGDVLFIDEIHRLSSVIEEILYPAMEDFQLDIMIGEGPAARSIKLDLPPFTLVAATTRAGLLTSPLRDRFGIVQRLEFYNIADLTTIVSRAARLMRVPMSEDGAVEIARRARGTPRIANRLLRRVRDYAEVRGDGSINGAIAGSALDMLAVDRRGLDHLDRRYIEILHERFDGGPAGVEAVAAAMAEDRGTLEDVIEPYLIQQGYVLRTARGRVLTQMAIDQML
- a CDS encoding IS5 family transposase (programmed frameshift), whose translation is MARTVLTDNTWEQLQSTMKAHGCHTWKNDKQVMEAILWKLRTGAPWRDIPSELCPWKTAYNRFNRLSKKGLWEQFFFDLRASIDEEWVFADGSYIRCHQHSSGARRGELRATGKSRGGTTTKIHLAVDSHGNPIDFRITGGDVHDSQAVDDIIEMLTDATYFIADKAYDSETIRTRLKQDNISPVIPKRKNAKQPDVAFDHYLYKLRHLVENTFARLKHFRSIATRYEKLARNYKSMLYLACIMIHCKLN
- a CDS encoding FAD-binding oxidoreductase, with product MSTAKISSAKKDHSEAIAALQTRFGKQLTTNITVREQHGHTMTWLANQPPDAVLTVKDKHEVAAAMEICNQYQMPVIAFGIGSSLEGQLNAPYGGLCIDMHAMDAILQVHNEDLTVTVQPGVTREQLNHYLRDTGLFFPIDPGANASIGGMVATRASGTNAVRYGTMKDVVLALEIVTASGEIVRTGTRAKKSAAGYDLTRLMIGSEGTLGIITEVTLKLFGISECIGSGICHFPTIEDACQAVMLTIQMRLPIARIELLDAMQIKACNQYANLDLDETPTLFVEFHGTDASVAEQAQLFTDIIEEFGGRDFAWDTNEAERKRLWQARHNAYHASSALRPEASALSTDACVPISRLAECVSATAKDIEASGMIGPIVGHVGDGNFHVLLLVDTENPEEIATADGIISRLATRAIEMDGTCTGEHGIGQGKQKYMQQEHGNALVLMQAIKSALDPKNILNPGKIWPEPLPAV